One genomic region from Leishmania braziliensis MHOM/BR/75/M2904 complete genome, chromosome 35 encodes:
- a CDS encoding putative short chain dehydrogenase yields the protein MSTFFVAVAAVLGASLVLAALWAVQRIPRWEWESSTVLITGGSVGIGLATAKSLARKQVPFLVLAARRECVLREAVQQVEKVVEECHSCTRVSYVTMDVADEVSVATGLARAKAQCDGRPVNLLICNAGFAHPARFVDSTMAHARQMMEVNYFGSLAVLWKVLPEMLEMKRGRVVLTSSMAARAPIAGYTLYSATKAGLRAFAHSLDMETSCLGVRVQVVSPPDVETPGYAHENEVKSPECAAISSFGGAKPFTAEAMAQSIVNGIGDYSFDITLGMDGIMLNYGSAGMEPATSVAALLTQSVLGGVLRLGLAVFSKIHYGIVRKVRLAEASSAPPSRW from the coding sequence ATGTCAACCTTTTTCGTTGCCGTGGCTGCTGTCCTCGGTGCATCGCTCGTGCTGGCTGCGTTGTGGGCAGTACAGCGCATTCCAAGGTGGGAGTGGGAATCTTCGACAGTACTCAtcaccggcggcagcgtcggcattggcctcgccaccgccaagAGCCTCGCACGCAAGCAAGTCCCATTTCTCGTCCTTGCAGCCCGTCGCGAGTGTGTGCTGCgagaggcagtgcagcaggtgGAAAAAGTCGTCGAGGAAtgccacagctgcacacgTGTGTCATATGTAACGATGGACGTGGCGGACGAAGTCTCGGTCGCTACAGGCCTCGCCCGTGCTAAGGCGCAGTGCGACGGTCGCCCCGTCAACCTTCTCATCTGCAACGCGGGTTTTGCGCACCCCGCTCGTTTTGTGGACAGCACGATGGCGCACGCTCGGCAAATGATGGAGGTCAACTACTTTGGATCTCTGGCAGTGCTGTGGAAAGTGCTGCCAGAGATGCTGGAGATGAAACGAGGCCGCGTTGTGCTGACGAGCAGCATGGCAGCCAGGGCACCGATTGCCGGATACACGTTGTATAGTGCCACCAAGGCAGGTCTGCGCGCGTTTGCCCACAGTCTGGACATGGAGACCAGCTGCCTGGGTGTGCGAGTGCAGGTCGTAAGTCCACCAGACGTGGAGACACCTGGATATGCGCACGAAAACGAGGTGAAGAGCCCCGAGTGCGCCGCCATCTCTTCGTTTGGGGGTGCAAAGCCGTTCACTGCGGAGGCAATGGCACAGTCCATCGTTAATGGCATCGGGGACTACTCGTTCGACATCACGCTCGGGATGGATGGCATCATGCTCAACTACGGCTCTGCCGGGATGGAGCCGGCGACGAgtgtggcagcgctgctgacgcaGTCTGTACTTGGCGGCGTGCTGCGGCTCGGGTTGGCAGTGTTTTCTAAGATACATTACGGAATTGTGAGGAAGGTACGCCTGGCAGAAGCGTCGTCAGCACCCCCGTCACGTTGGTAA
- a CDS encoding enoyl-CoA hydratase/isomerase family protein,conserved: MRTCALLRTAAAAGPSVTNFKVLLQGECVLRYDAASQVAILSMERHARKNAIGVSFLNCIQQAIDVCMAGAPSAASTTAADCPPVRCLVISSAVPKVFCAGADLKERKEMSVAESRAFVQCLRQTFSNLEDLPIPTIAAIEGKALGGGMELALSLDIRVAGDGATVGFPETGLGIIPGAGGTVRAPAVLGVSRALELILTAEQVSAQRALELGLVNRVVPAGSALESALDLALRISKNGPLGVCAAKKAVRSAAGKTRAEAMQVEAEQYEVVLRSEDRLEGLKAFAERRTPVYKGK, encoded by the coding sequence ATGCGTACCTGTGCCTTGCTGCGtaccgcagctgcggctggccCGTCTGTCACCAACTTTAAAGTGCTGCTCCAGGGTGAGTGCGTGCTTCGCTACGACGCAGCGTCGCAGGTCGCCATCCTCTCAATggagcgccacgcgcgcaAAAATGCGATCGGCGTCAGCTTCCTGAACTGCATCCAGCAGGCCATCGACGTATGCATGGCTGGGGCTCCGTCTGCCGCTTCTACCACTGCCGCCGACTGTCCGCCCGTGCGCTGCCTGGTCATTTCCAGCGCCGTCCCGAAAGTCTTCTGTGCTGGCGCGGATTTGAAGGAACGGAAGGAGATGTCTGTCGCGGAGTCGCGCGCGTTCGTTCAATGTCTGCGTCAAACCTTTAGTAACTTGGAGGACTTGCCCATTCCCACCATTGCCGCCATCGAGGGCAAGgcgctcggcggcggcatggAGCTGGCCCTGTCGCTAGACATACGCGTGGCAGGCGACGGGGCCACCGTGGGCTTTCCGGAGACAGGGCTTGGCATAATCCCCGGGGCAGGTGGTACcgtgcgtgcgcctgcgGTGCTCGGCGTTAGCCGTGCGCTGGAGCTGATCCTGACGGCTGAGCAGGTGTCCGCTCAGCGTGCTCTGGAGCTGGGGCTCGTAAACCGTGTCGTGCCGGCCGGCTCGGCCCTTGAGTCCGCCCTGGACCTGGCACTGCGGATCTCCAAGAACGGGCCGCtcggcgtgtgtgctgcgaagaaggcggtgcGCTCTGCCGCGGGTAAGACGCGggcggaggcgatgcagGTGGAAGCAGAGCAGTACGAGGTTGTGCTCCGCTCCGAGGATCGCCTTGAGGGTCTCAAGGCCTTTGCAGAGCGTCGCACTCCCGTGTACAAAGGTAAGTAA